GGTTCGGGAAGTGCTCACAGACCATGTCCAGCACGACGTTCGACAGCGGCGTCTTCTCGTGGAGCTCCTGGCGCTTGTCGCTGCGTTCGAGTTCGATGATGTCGCCGAAGTCCATGCCGGTGCGCTGCATCGAGGGCATCGAGACGCCCCACTTGTACAGCGCCGAGCCGAAGCCGACGGTGCCGTCCTCGACGGAGACGGTCCAGTCGTCGACGTCGTCCATGTCCTCGGTCATCCCGCGGATGAGTTCGTTGACGTCGTGGATGACCTTCAGCAGGCGCTCCTGCATCTCCTGGGGCCCCTCCTGGAGCTCCGAGATGAGGCGGTCGACCTTGTTGATGAACAGCGCCGGCTTGACGCCCTCGCGCAGCGCCTGTCGCAGCACCGTCTCCGTCTGGGGCATCGCGCCCTCGACGGCGTCGACGACGACGAGCGCGCCGTCGACGGCGCGCATCGCGCGGGTGACGTCGCCGCCGAAGTCGACGTGACCCGGCGTGTCGATGAGGTTGATGAGGTGGTTGGTCCCCTCGTACTCGTGGGTCATCGAGACGTTCGCCGCGTCGATGGTGATCCCACGCTCCTGTTCGTCCTCCTCGGTGTCCATCGCCAGCTGCTGTCCGGCGGTCTCGTCGGAGATCATGCCGGCGCCAGCCAGCAGGTTGTCCGAGAGGGTCGTCTTTCCGTGGTCGACGTGAGCGGCGATGGCGATGTTCCGGATGTTCTCCGGCTCGTCCATCAGCCGTTCACACTCTTGGACGATCTTCTTGCGTCGGCCCATATACGCCCCTTTACCGGTAGCGGGGTCAAAAGGGTAGTGTTTCGTCGTCGCCGGAATCGGCGAATACTCGGCCTCGAACGCCGGAACGTCAAATTTACGTGAGTGAATGCCACGCAGTAAGCGCCCCGTTCCGACCTGCGAAGACGAGCGCAAGAGCCATACAACTACGGCCCTTGGTAGACTCACGCATGGATCTGCGAATCCAGGGGTCGGGGCCCACCGCTCCATTTCTCGGCGCTCGCGACCTCTTCGAGACCGAACGGGACCTCTCGCTGCCCGTCCACGTCCGCCTGCGAGAGGACCCCGACGAGCGGACCTGGGCGGGCCACTACGACGACCGGCACGTCCTCAACATCTCCAGACAGGCCGCTTCGAGCGCGCTCGCACGCGAACTCGCGCTCCACGAGTTCGCCCACATGGCCCGCCACGAGGAAGAACACCCGTCGCACGTCCAGTCGACCGAGGAAGCCCTCTACCTCGCGCTCGCCGGCCGGCGAGTCGAGCGGCGCAAACTCGCCCACTGCTACCAGATCGCAAACCACATGAAAGACATCTACGCCGACGACATCACCCTCGCGGTCGGCCCCGGCGAGAAACTGCTGGCGTTCCTCGAATCCTCGCTGGCGACGGCGGTCGCCGACCGCCCGCAGGCGCCGCCGCGGCCGGGCCACCGGCGCATCTCCGCGAGCGCCGACCCAGAGATCACGGCCGTCAACGCGGCGTTCGCGCTCGCGCTGGCCGAGCGCCACGACCTGCTCGAACCGGGCCACCGGCTGTACGACCTCGCCCACGCCGCCT
The Salinilacihabitans rarus DNA segment above includes these coding regions:
- a CDS encoding DUF5781 family protein, which translates into the protein MDLRIQGSGPTAPFLGARDLFETERDLSLPVHVRLREDPDERTWAGHYDDRHVLNISRQAASSALARELALHEFAHMARHEEEHPSHVQSTEEALYLALAGRRVERRKLAHCYQIANHMKDIYADDITLAVGPGEKLLAFLESSLATAVADRPQAPPRPGHRRISASADPEITAVNAAFALALAERHDLLEPGHRLYDLAHAASMDAPGVDFEGFRERFRELAREPDASTYRQTLVEATRSYVGGEGVAAD